Proteins from a genomic interval of Treponema brennaborense DSM 12168:
- a CDS encoding HEAT repeat domain-containing protein, whose product MKTVRVAAAVCAGLFCMNLFAQQQQVTRKTETTVEEEYLSNVEDVIIRELSQAEDRDNKFVSLQYIENALAAGRTSPDIQTALESLAGEGITTQSRTNGRLMNNFPDVRTKACELLGQLPTEESKTTLVKIALADNEPMVVTAAIRSLGDIGINSNDEVVSTIAWAQKKFAVLNPTSSLALEILFAYEKLAPTVQDKGPMIQSISSIASNYTYATPVRTKALDLLKTLTGQASR is encoded by the coding sequence ATGAAAACAGTCAGAGTTGCAGCAGCCGTATGTGCCGGTCTGTTTTGCATGAACTTGTTTGCGCAGCAGCAGCAGGTAACACGGAAAACTGAAACAACTGTTGAAGAAGAATATCTGAGCAACGTGGAGGATGTCATCATCCGGGAATTATCGCAGGCGGAAGACCGCGACAATAAATTCGTATCACTGCAATATATTGAAAACGCACTCGCAGCCGGCAGAACGAGCCCTGATATTCAGACCGCACTGGAATCGCTTGCCGGTGAAGGCATTACGACGCAGTCGCGAACGAACGGCCGGCTCATGAACAACTTTCCCGACGTGCGCACGAAAGCGTGCGAACTGCTGGGCCAGCTTCCCACGGAAGAATCAAAAACCACATTGGTAAAAATCGCGCTTGCGGACAACGAACCGATGGTCGTAACGGCGGCGATCCGTTCTTTGGGCGACATCGGCATCAATTCAAACGACGAAGTCGTTTCAACGATCGCATGGGCTCAGAAAAAATTCGCCGTTTTGAATCCCACGAGCAGCCTCGCGCTTGAAATTCTGTTCGCGTACGAAAAACTCGCTCCGACCGTACAGGATAAAGGACCGATGATTCAGTCAATATCTTCAATCGCGTCGAATTACACGTATGCTACGCCCGTCAGGACGAAAGCGCTCGACTTGCTGAAAACGTTGACCGGACAGGCGTCCCGTTAA